The nucleotide sequence GAATCTCCAATATTGAAGAAAATTCTGGATATTTTTTAATTAATCTCTCAAATAATGTTTTCTTTAACTCTTCATTCTCACTCAACACTGTTGGGGGTAATTGCTTGTGGTCTCCAGCCATAATTAGCTTTTTTCCTTTAACAATTGGGATTAAGCAAGATGGTTCCATAGCCTGGCTTCCCTCATCAATAACAACCACATCAAACTCCCATCCTTTTAAGATTTCAGAACCTGCCATTGAATTTGTTGCTACAATGACATCTGCCTCACTTAAAATCTCATTCATGATTTTTTCGGTTATTTCATCTAAATTATTAATGATTTTTTTAATCTTTTTATTTCTTATAATCCACTCTGCCATACTAATGATTTTTTCTTTTGGAATTCCTCTATAATCTCTTCTTTTTTTAGCTACTTTTAAAATCTGTTCATCGCTCATTCCTCTTCTCCATCTTGGTGATGGCTTTAAAAATTTATCTCTCTGCTCTTTAATCTCTTTAATTTTTTCTTTTAGAGATAAAATTTCCTGATATTTCTCATGATTCTCAATTAAATATGGAAGAGAATGCTGTATTAAGTCCTTTGAAATCCTTGTTGGATGCCCTACTCTAACAACTTTTAAATCAGGATATTTTTTAATTAGATATTCTAAGATGTTATCTGCCGCTATATTTGAATCAGCAGTTGCTAAAACCTTATGTTTGTTAAATCTAACTTCTTGAACAATAACTTCTGTTATAGTTCTTGTCTTTCCAGTTCCTGGGGGTCCGTGAATTAAATACAAATCCCTACTTAAAACTGCTTTTTTAACAGCCATTTTTTGAGATTCATTTAAGCTCTTATCATAAAATTCTAATTCAATATCTTCTCTCAAAGGTTTTTCTGGATGTTCAATGCCCAATATTATATAAGCTAATTTATCCCTCTTTCTTGCAAATTCTCTTAAAGCTTCTTTCATTCTTTTAAATGTTATGTCATTAACGTATAAATCAACTCTTA is from Methanocaldococcus bathoardescens and encodes:
- a CDS encoding IGHMBP2 family helicase; this encodes MNLVDLYVKKFMDLIEIERRCEMDFHKNEIIKLGKKRENVGRAILNLKGKFLGESLGCTIVRFGRKKPFKTEISPGDVVLISKENPLQSDLYANVIYVGKNFIDVAFDVDVPKWVYKERVRVDLYVNDITFKRMKEALREFARKRDKLAYIILGIEHPEKPLREDIELEFYDKSLNESQKMAVKKAVLSRDLYLIHGPPGTGKTRTITEVIVQEVRFNKHKVLATADSNIAADNILEYLIKKYPDLKVVRVGHPTRISKDLIQHSLPYLIENHEKYQEILSLKEKIKEIKEQRDKFLKPSPRWRRGMSDEQILKVAKKRRDYRGIPKEKIISMAEWIIRNKKIKKIINNLDEITEKIMNEILSEADVIVATNSMAGSEILKGWEFDVVVIDEGSQAMEPSCLIPIVKGKKLIMAGDHKQLPPTVLSENEELKKTLFERLIKKYPEFSSILEIQYRMNEKIMEFPNRMFYDNKLKADESVKNITLLDLVKEEEIDEVDRDIINEIPVQFIHIDGVERKDKESPSYYNIEEAEKVLEIVKKLVKYKIPTNVITPYDAQVRYLRRLFEEHNIDVEVNTVDGFQGRENEAIVISFVRTKNFGFLKDLRRLNVAITRAKRKLVLIGNENLLKQDKVYDEMIKWAKSVEESYKCLK